A portion of the Gossypium arboreum isolate Shixiya-1 chromosome 8, ASM2569848v2, whole genome shotgun sequence genome contains these proteins:
- the LOC108451349 gene encoding protein RRC1-like isoform X1, producing MSSFSITRKKTPFQKHREEEEAKKKREDDETARLYEEFVASFQGDNAPGSKAFVRGGTINPNEKFKPDSAGEKSKDGVSVAKKGSRYVPSFIPPPLAAKGKESEKKKEEEKPKEREKGKSRNIDHFMEELKHEQEMRERRNQDREHWRDGRHSDNSAPSSRFDELPDDFDPSGKLPGSFDDGDPQTTNLYVGNLSPKVDENFLLRTFGRFGPIASVKIMWPRTEEERRRQRNCGFVAFMNRADGQAAKDEMQGVVVYEYELKIGWGKSVALPSQALPAPPPGHMAIRSMEGSSIILSGPSGPPVTSVPNQNSELVLTPNVPDIMVTPPDDDHLRHVIDTMALYVLDGGCAFEQAIMERGRGNPLFSFLFELGSKEHTYYVWRLYSFAQGDTLQRWRTEPFIMITGSGRWVPPPLPTTRSPEHEKDYTATYAAGRSRRLEPERTLTDPQRDEFEDMLRALTLERSQIKEAMGFALDNADAAGEIVEVLTESLTLKETPIPTKVARLMLVSDILHNSSAPVKNASAYRTKFEATLPDIMESFNDLYRSVTGRITAEALKERVLKVLQVWSDWFLFSDAYVNGLRSTFLRSGNSGVAPFHSICGNAPAIENKISSEDAVNGIKANQDAALAMGKGAAMKELMDLPLAELERRCRHNGLSLVGGREIMVARLLSLEDAEKQRNYELDDELKFRSSSSRYLSGQRGANAKPESVGLSEWTCFGEDEIHSEHKVSVPLAETFPVPQPELKAFTKKDKTDPVLPASKWAREDDDSDDEEKRSTRLSSGSETAGDGPSKADELEFGTHMNTSAPSESAINEEQRKKLRRLEVALIEYRESLEERGTKNAEDIERRVAVHRKRLESEYGLTDSGEDTSGRKRRDRRDDARDSASKRHRSESRSESPPWKSSNRDRDRENGSEKEQERHRDRDRDRSRGRELESERGRERERDYREKSGSRERDDHDRDRGRERDRRRRMN from the exons ATGAGTTCATTTTCGATCACACGCAAGAAAACGCCTTTCCAGAAGCACAGAGAAGAGGAGGAAGCCAAGAAGAAG AGGGAGGACGATGAAACTGCTCGGTTATACGAGGAGTTCGTGGCTTCTTTTCAAGGAGACAATGCACCTGGGTCAAAGGCATTTGTTCGAGGCGGAACAATCAATCCCAATGAGAAATTCAAGCCCGATTCTGCAG GTGAAAAGTCCAAAGATGGGGTGTCTGTTGCAAAGAAGGGAAGTAG GTATGTTCCATCTTTCATACCACCTCCTTTGGCGGCCAAGGGAAAGGAATCTGAGAAGAAG AAGGAGGAGGAGAAGCCAAAGGAAAGAGAGAAGGGGAAGTCTCGGAACATTGATCATTTTATGGAGGAGCTGAAGCATGAACAAGAAATGAGGGAGAGAAGAAATCAGGATCGCGAACATTGGCGCGATGGGCGTCATAGTGACAATTCAGCT CCATCCAGTCGCTTTGATGAACTCCCTGATGATTTTGATCCTAGTGGAAAACTGCCCGGATCGTTTGATGATGGTGATCCTCAAACAACAAATCTTTATGTTGGAAATCTCTCACCAAAG GTGGATGAAAATTTTCTTCTTCGGACTTTTGGAAGATTTGGGCCTATTGCTAGTGTGAAGATTATGTGGCCTAGGACAGAGGAAGAGCGGCGGCGGCAAAGAAATTGTGGCTTTGTAGCTTTCATGAATAGAGCTGATGGACAAGCTGCAAAAGATGAAATGCAAG GAGTTGTTGTATATGAATATGAGTTGAAAATCGGGTGGGGTAAATCTGTTGCTCTTCCATCACAAGCATTACCTGCTCCCCCACCTGGACACATGGCCATCAGGAGTATGGAG GGTAGTTCTATAATCTTATCTGGTCCTTCGGGCCCACCTGTGACATCTGTTCCAAATCAGAACTCTGAATTG GTTCTTACTCCAAATGTTCCAGATATAATGGTTACCCCCCCTGATGATGACCATCTTCGCCATGTCATCGATACAATGGCTCTTTATGTTCTTGATGGAGGATGTGCTTTTGAACAAGCTATTATGGAGAGGGGTCGTGGCAATCCTCTATTCAGCTTTTTGTTTGAGCTTGGCTCAAAGGAACATACTTACTATGTCTGGAGATTATATTCTTTCGCTCAG GGTGATACACTTCAAAGGTGGCGGACGGAGCCTTTTATCATGATAACTGGTAGTGGAAG ATGGGTACCACCTCCTCTGCCAACTACAAGAAGTCCAGAGCATGAAAAGGACTACACTGCCACATATGCTGCAGGAAGAAGCAGG CGGCTGGAGCCAGAACGAACACTTACTGATCCTCAAAGGGATGAATTTGAGGATATGCTACGGGCCTTGACTTTAGAGAGGAGTCAGATTAAGGAAGCTATGGGATTTGCTTTGGATAATGCTGATGCTGCTGGGGAG ATAGTTGAAGTTTTGACAGAGTCCTTGACACTTAAAGAGACACCAATTCCAACTAAAGTTGCAAGGCTTATGCTCGTCTCTGACATCCTTCATAACAGCAGTGCTCCTGTTAAAAATGCATCTGCATACCGTACCAAATTTGAAGCAACGTTGCCTGATATAATGGAGAGCTTTAATGATTTGTACCGCAGTGTGACGGGAAGGATCACAGCCGAGGCCCTTAAG GAAAGGGTTCTGAAAGTGTTGCAAGTATGGTCAGACTGGTTTCTTTTTTCAGATGCATATGTGAATGGACTGCGATCTACTTTTCTTCGATCAGGAAACTCTGGTGTGGCCCCTTTTCATTCTATATGTGGTAATGCTCCAGCAATTGAAAATAAGATTAGTTCAGAAGATGCAGTTAATGGGATTAAGGCCAATCAAGATGCTGCTTTGGCAATGGGCAAAGGTGCAGCTATGAAGGAGCTAATGGATCTCCCACTTGCTGAGCTGGAAAGACGTTGTAGACATAATGGATTGTCTCTTGTTGGTGGTAGAGAAATAATGGTTGCTCGACTTTTAAGTTTGGAAGATGCAGAAAAGCAGAGGAATTATGAACTAGATGATGAGCTGAAGTTTCGATCTAGTTCTAGTAGGTATCTTAGTGGTCAGAGAGGTGCAAATGCTAAGCCAGAGTCTGTGGGATTGTCTGAATGGACCTGTTTTGGAGAGGATGAGATCCATTCAGAACACAAAGTTTCTGTACCTTTGGCTGAAACCTTTCCAGTCCCACAGCCTGAACTAAAAGCATTCACGAAGAAAGATAAAACGGATCCTGTTTTGCCAGCCTCTAAATGGGCTAGAGAGGATGATGACAGTGATGATGAAGAAAAGAGAAGCACTCGGTTGTCTTCTGGAAGTGAGACTGCTGGTGATGGCCCTAGTAAGGCTGATGAATTGGAGTTTGGAACTCATATGAATACTTCAGCTCCATCTGAAAGTGCAATCAATGAAGAGCAGAG GAAAAAGTTGAGACGTTTGGAGGTTGCTTTGATAGAATATCGAGAATCCCTTGAGGAGCGGGGAACTAAAAATGCCGAGGATATTGAGAGAAGGGTTGCTGTTCACCGAAAACGGCTAGAATCTGAATATGGTTTAACAGATTCTGGTGAAGATACTTCAGGAAGAA AGAGGAGAGATAGGCGGGATGATGCACGTGACTCTGCAAGCAAGCGGCATCGCAGTGAAAGCCGAAGTGAGAGCCCTCCGTGGAAATCATCAAACAGAGACAGGGATAGAGAAAATGGTTCAGAAAAGGAACAAGAAAGGCACAGGGATAGAGATAGGGATAGAAGTAGAGGTCGAGAACTGGAAAGTGAAAGGGGGAGAGAAAGGGAGCGAGACTATCGTGAAAAGAGTGGAAGCAGGGAAAGGGATGATCATGACAGGGATAGAGGCAGAGAGAGGGATAGGAGAAGGCGAATGAATTGA
- the LOC108451349 gene encoding protein RRC1-like isoform X2, with translation MSSFSITRKKTPFQKHREEEEAKKKREDDETARLYEEFVASFQGDNAPGSKAFVRGGTINPNEKFKPDSAGEKSKDGVSVAKKGSRYVPSFIPPPLAAKGKESEKKEEEKPKEREKGKSRNIDHFMEELKHEQEMRERRNQDREHWRDGRHSDNSAPSSRFDELPDDFDPSGKLPGSFDDGDPQTTNLYVGNLSPKVDENFLLRTFGRFGPIASVKIMWPRTEEERRRQRNCGFVAFMNRADGQAAKDEMQGVVVYEYELKIGWGKSVALPSQALPAPPPGHMAIRSMEGSSIILSGPSGPPVTSVPNQNSELVLTPNVPDIMVTPPDDDHLRHVIDTMALYVLDGGCAFEQAIMERGRGNPLFSFLFELGSKEHTYYVWRLYSFAQGDTLQRWRTEPFIMITGSGRWVPPPLPTTRSPEHEKDYTATYAAGRSRRLEPERTLTDPQRDEFEDMLRALTLERSQIKEAMGFALDNADAAGEIVEVLTESLTLKETPIPTKVARLMLVSDILHNSSAPVKNASAYRTKFEATLPDIMESFNDLYRSVTGRITAEALKERVLKVLQVWSDWFLFSDAYVNGLRSTFLRSGNSGVAPFHSICGNAPAIENKISSEDAVNGIKANQDAALAMGKGAAMKELMDLPLAELERRCRHNGLSLVGGREIMVARLLSLEDAEKQRNYELDDELKFRSSSSRYLSGQRGANAKPESVGLSEWTCFGEDEIHSEHKVSVPLAETFPVPQPELKAFTKKDKTDPVLPASKWAREDDDSDDEEKRSTRLSSGSETAGDGPSKADELEFGTHMNTSAPSESAINEEQRKKLRRLEVALIEYRESLEERGTKNAEDIERRVAVHRKRLESEYGLTDSGEDTSGRKRRDRRDDARDSASKRHRSESRSESPPWKSSNRDRDRENGSEKEQERHRDRDRDRSRGRELESERGRERERDYREKSGSRERDDHDRDRGRERDRRRRMN, from the exons ATGAGTTCATTTTCGATCACACGCAAGAAAACGCCTTTCCAGAAGCACAGAGAAGAGGAGGAAGCCAAGAAGAAG AGGGAGGACGATGAAACTGCTCGGTTATACGAGGAGTTCGTGGCTTCTTTTCAAGGAGACAATGCACCTGGGTCAAAGGCATTTGTTCGAGGCGGAACAATCAATCCCAATGAGAAATTCAAGCCCGATTCTGCAG GTGAAAAGTCCAAAGATGGGGTGTCTGTTGCAAAGAAGGGAAGTAG GTATGTTCCATCTTTCATACCACCTCCTTTGGCGGCCAAGGGAAAGGAATCTGAGAAGAAG GAGGAGGAGAAGCCAAAGGAAAGAGAGAAGGGGAAGTCTCGGAACATTGATCATTTTATGGAGGAGCTGAAGCATGAACAAGAAATGAGGGAGAGAAGAAATCAGGATCGCGAACATTGGCGCGATGGGCGTCATAGTGACAATTCAGCT CCATCCAGTCGCTTTGATGAACTCCCTGATGATTTTGATCCTAGTGGAAAACTGCCCGGATCGTTTGATGATGGTGATCCTCAAACAACAAATCTTTATGTTGGAAATCTCTCACCAAAG GTGGATGAAAATTTTCTTCTTCGGACTTTTGGAAGATTTGGGCCTATTGCTAGTGTGAAGATTATGTGGCCTAGGACAGAGGAAGAGCGGCGGCGGCAAAGAAATTGTGGCTTTGTAGCTTTCATGAATAGAGCTGATGGACAAGCTGCAAAAGATGAAATGCAAG GAGTTGTTGTATATGAATATGAGTTGAAAATCGGGTGGGGTAAATCTGTTGCTCTTCCATCACAAGCATTACCTGCTCCCCCACCTGGACACATGGCCATCAGGAGTATGGAG GGTAGTTCTATAATCTTATCTGGTCCTTCGGGCCCACCTGTGACATCTGTTCCAAATCAGAACTCTGAATTG GTTCTTACTCCAAATGTTCCAGATATAATGGTTACCCCCCCTGATGATGACCATCTTCGCCATGTCATCGATACAATGGCTCTTTATGTTCTTGATGGAGGATGTGCTTTTGAACAAGCTATTATGGAGAGGGGTCGTGGCAATCCTCTATTCAGCTTTTTGTTTGAGCTTGGCTCAAAGGAACATACTTACTATGTCTGGAGATTATATTCTTTCGCTCAG GGTGATACACTTCAAAGGTGGCGGACGGAGCCTTTTATCATGATAACTGGTAGTGGAAG ATGGGTACCACCTCCTCTGCCAACTACAAGAAGTCCAGAGCATGAAAAGGACTACACTGCCACATATGCTGCAGGAAGAAGCAGG CGGCTGGAGCCAGAACGAACACTTACTGATCCTCAAAGGGATGAATTTGAGGATATGCTACGGGCCTTGACTTTAGAGAGGAGTCAGATTAAGGAAGCTATGGGATTTGCTTTGGATAATGCTGATGCTGCTGGGGAG ATAGTTGAAGTTTTGACAGAGTCCTTGACACTTAAAGAGACACCAATTCCAACTAAAGTTGCAAGGCTTATGCTCGTCTCTGACATCCTTCATAACAGCAGTGCTCCTGTTAAAAATGCATCTGCATACCGTACCAAATTTGAAGCAACGTTGCCTGATATAATGGAGAGCTTTAATGATTTGTACCGCAGTGTGACGGGAAGGATCACAGCCGAGGCCCTTAAG GAAAGGGTTCTGAAAGTGTTGCAAGTATGGTCAGACTGGTTTCTTTTTTCAGATGCATATGTGAATGGACTGCGATCTACTTTTCTTCGATCAGGAAACTCTGGTGTGGCCCCTTTTCATTCTATATGTGGTAATGCTCCAGCAATTGAAAATAAGATTAGTTCAGAAGATGCAGTTAATGGGATTAAGGCCAATCAAGATGCTGCTTTGGCAATGGGCAAAGGTGCAGCTATGAAGGAGCTAATGGATCTCCCACTTGCTGAGCTGGAAAGACGTTGTAGACATAATGGATTGTCTCTTGTTGGTGGTAGAGAAATAATGGTTGCTCGACTTTTAAGTTTGGAAGATGCAGAAAAGCAGAGGAATTATGAACTAGATGATGAGCTGAAGTTTCGATCTAGTTCTAGTAGGTATCTTAGTGGTCAGAGAGGTGCAAATGCTAAGCCAGAGTCTGTGGGATTGTCTGAATGGACCTGTTTTGGAGAGGATGAGATCCATTCAGAACACAAAGTTTCTGTACCTTTGGCTGAAACCTTTCCAGTCCCACAGCCTGAACTAAAAGCATTCACGAAGAAAGATAAAACGGATCCTGTTTTGCCAGCCTCTAAATGGGCTAGAGAGGATGATGACAGTGATGATGAAGAAAAGAGAAGCACTCGGTTGTCTTCTGGAAGTGAGACTGCTGGTGATGGCCCTAGTAAGGCTGATGAATTGGAGTTTGGAACTCATATGAATACTTCAGCTCCATCTGAAAGTGCAATCAATGAAGAGCAGAG GAAAAAGTTGAGACGTTTGGAGGTTGCTTTGATAGAATATCGAGAATCCCTTGAGGAGCGGGGAACTAAAAATGCCGAGGATATTGAGAGAAGGGTTGCTGTTCACCGAAAACGGCTAGAATCTGAATATGGTTTAACAGATTCTGGTGAAGATACTTCAGGAAGAA AGAGGAGAGATAGGCGGGATGATGCACGTGACTCTGCAAGCAAGCGGCATCGCAGTGAAAGCCGAAGTGAGAGCCCTCCGTGGAAATCATCAAACAGAGACAGGGATAGAGAAAATGGTTCAGAAAAGGAACAAGAAAGGCACAGGGATAGAGATAGGGATAGAAGTAGAGGTCGAGAACTGGAAAGTGAAAGGGGGAGAGAAAGGGAGCGAGACTATCGTGAAAAGAGTGGAAGCAGGGAAAGGGATGATCATGACAGGGATAGAGGCAGAGAGAGGGATAGGAGAAGGCGAATGAATTGA